In the genome of Crassaminicella thermophila, the window AGCGAGAGAACTATTGTTAAGGAACTCGGCAAAATGACCCCGTAACTTAGGGAGAAGGGGTGCCACGGTAGGGTGTTAAAGCCCGAGGTGGCCGCAGAGAATAGGCCCAAGCGACTGTTTAGCAAAAACACAGGTCTCTGCTAAGTCGAAAGACGATGTATAGGGGCTGACGCCTGCCCGGTGCTGGAAGGTTAAGGGGACGTGTTAACGTAAGTGAAGCACTGAACTTAAGCCCCAGTAAACGGCGGCCGTAACTATAACGGTCCTAAGGTAGCGAAATTCCTTGTCGGGTAAGTTCCGACCCGCACGAAAAGGCGTAACGATTTGGGCACTGTCTCAACAATAGACTCGGTGAAATTGTAGTACCGGTGAAGATGCCGGTTACCCGCAGCAGGACGGAAAGACCCCGTGGAGCTTTTACTGTAGCCTGACACTGGATTTTTGGTATTACATGTACAGCATAGGTGGGAGACTTAGAAGTATGTACGCCAGTATGTGTGGAGTCGCCGTTGGGATACCACTCTTGTAATACTGAAGTTCTAACCAGAAGCTGTGAATCCAGCTTTGGGGACACTGTCAGGTGGGCAGTTTGACTGGGGCGGTCGCCTCCTAAAAAGGTAACGGAGGCGCCCAAAGGTTCCCTCAGCGCGGTCGGAAATCGCGCGTAGAGTGTAAAGGCAGAAGGGAGCTTGATTGCGAGACTTACAAGTCGAGCAAGGACGAAAGTCGGGCTTAGTGATCCGGTGGTTCCGAGTGGAAGGGCCATCGCTCAACGGATAAAAGCTACCCCGGGGATAACAGGCTTATCTCCCCAAGAGTCCACATCGACGGGGGAGGTTTGGCACCTCGATGTCGGCTCGTCTCATCCTGGGGCTGAAGTAGGTCCCAAGGGTTGGGCTGTTCGCCCATTAAAGAGGCACGCGAGCTGGGTTCAGAACGTCGTGAGACAGTTCGGTCCCTATCCGCTGTGGGCGCAGGAAATTTGAGAGGAGCTGTCCTTAGTACGAGAGGACCGGGATGGACGTACCTCTGGTGCATCAGTTGTCGCGCCAGCGGCATGGCTGAGTAGCTATGTACGGACGGGATAAGCGCTGAAGGCATCTAAGCGCGAAGCCCCCCTCAAGATTAGATTTCCCATGACGTAAGTCAGTAAGACCCCAGAAAGACCATCTGGTTGATAGGCCTAAGGTGTAAGGGCAGTAATGTCTTAAGCTGATAGGTACTAATAGGTCGAGGACTTGACCAAATATATGCATTGTTCAGTTTTGAGGGTACAACCTCTAATCCAGTGACAATAGCGAAGGGGTCACACCTGTTCCCATACCGAACACAGAAGTTAAGCCCTTCAGCGCTGATGGTACTTAGGCGGAGACGCCTTGGGAGAGTAGGTCGTCGCTGGTTTGGTTGTGGCGGCGTAGCTTAGTTGGCTAGAGCGTCCGGTTCATACCCGGAAGGTCGGTGGTTCAAGTCCACTCGCCGCTACCAAAAATGTGGCCCATTGGTCAAGCGGTCAAGACACCGCCCTTTCACGGCGGTAACCCGGGTTCGATTCCCGGATGGGTCACCAATAATTTGGCCCGGTAGTTCAGTTGGTTAGAATGCCAGCCTGTCACGCTGGAGGTCGAGGGTTCGAGTCCCTTCCGGGTCGCCAACTTTAAATTTTGCGGATGTAGTTCAATGGTAGAACTCCAGCCTTCCAAGCTGGTAGCGTGGGTTCGATTCCCATCATCCGCTCCAATATGGGTTCATAGCTCAGCTGGATAGAGCAACGGCCTTCTAAGCCGTGTGTCCGGGGTTCGAATCCCTGTGGACCCGCCAAAAATGTTGGGGTATCGCCAAGTCGGTAAGGCACCAGACTTTGACTCTGGCATTCGTAGGTTCGAGTCCTGCTACCCCAGCCAGATATGACCCATTAGCTCAGTTGGTAGAGCACTTGACTTTTAATCAAGGTGTCCCGCGTTCGAGCCGCGGATGGGTCACCAAGTTCTAATTCACATTCACAGGGGTATAGCTCAGTTGGTAGAGCAGTGGTCTCCAAAACCACGTGCCGAGGGTTCAAGTCCTTCTGCCCCTGCCAATGTTTAATATACATATCGGGGTGTAGCGCAGTTTGGTAGCGCATCTGGTTTGGGACCAGAGGGCCGCGGGTTCAAATCCTGCCACCCCGACCATAAGGGCTTGTAGCTCAGGTGGTTAGAGCGCACGCCTGATAAGCGTGAGGTCGGAGGTTCGAGTCCTCCCAAGCCCACCATATATTGGGGCCTTTAGCTCAGTTGGTTAGAGCGTCCGGCTCATAACCGGCAGGTCCGGGGTTCGAGTCCCTGAAGGCCCACCAATTTGCCCAGATAGCTCAGTCGGTAGAGCAGGGGACTGAAAATCCCCGTGTCGGTGGTTCGATTCCGCCTCTGGGCACCATTTGTTAAAATAGCAAGTGTATTCGCTTGCTATTTTTTTTATAATCTTTTATTATAGAAAATGAAATATAAAAAAGATAAGTGAATGACTTTGATATTGCTTATCTATATAAGCATATTTGCATATTGAGGTGATAATATGAAACGAGAAGCGATTTTGAATTATTATATATATAATGGAGAGAAATGTTCTACGGATAGTATTGAGGTTTTTGATAATATTATTTCTCCTATTATCTATGAAGTTATAAGAATTATTGATGGTATTCCTTTATTTTTAGAAGATCATTTAGAACGATTTAGAAAATCTTTAGATTTATTAGGGGTAAAGCTAGAAAAGTCAGATGAAGAAATAAAAGCTGAAATTTTTGAGCTTATTAAGATAAATAAATGTAATCAGATGAATGTAAAATTGCTTTGTAGCAATCTTTATGAAAAAGAGCAAGATTTTTTTGTTTATTTTGTAAAGAGTCATTATCCAGAGCCATTTCTTTATAAAAAGGGAATACATACGATTTTATTTTATTCTGAGAGAGAAAATCCGAATGCAAAGGTTTTAAATACATCTTTAAGAGAATGTGTGAATGAAGCAATAAAAAAGGCTGATGCTTATGAAGCACTTTTGGTAAATGAAGATGGATATATTATGGAAGGCAGTAGGTCTAATATGTTTTTTGTAAAGAAAGATGTAGTTTATACAGCTCCTGCAAAAGATGTATTATTAGGTGTAACAAGAAATTATATTATGAAGGTTTGTAAGATGTTAAATATAAAGGTAGTAGAGAAAGCTATCCATGAAAAAGAAATAGCTTCATTAGATGGAGCTTTTATGAGTGGAACTTCTGTAAATGTTTTGCCAATTAAGAGCATTGATAAAATAAAGATGGATTCTGTTGATAATCAAGTGATTAATAAAATTTTAGAAGGTTATCTAAATGAGATGAAAGATTATATTAAAAGTCAAACTGCCAGATGATCATCTGGCAGTTCCAGTTATGCTTAATTTGCAAAGTTAGAAATAGATGGTATAATTAGAAATAAAAGTTTTTACCATCTATGGAAAATACGTTGTTATATTCAATTTCGTTTAAGAATAAAATATTTATGTAACATTTTTATTAAGAGCTGGTTTATTAAAATAATATTGAGGTGAAGAGATTTATGATAAGTAAAAAACGGGCAGCAGTAGGAGCAATTATACTTGTATTAATAACCACTTTTTTAACTTTTACAGTAAGTAATGTCGTTGGATTAACATTAGGAGATAAGGTGATTATTTCAAAACAGAATTATGAATACTTTAAAAGTATCCATAAAAGCTACAAAAAAATATTAAGCTTAAAAGGATTTATAGAAGAAAACTATTATAAACCAGTAGATGTGAGTAAATTTGAGGATGGTATGATAAAAGGAATGTTTGAATCTTTAGAGGATCCTTATTCTGTTTATATGGATAAGAAAGAATTTAGCAATTTTATGGAACATACCAAAGGAACATATGGAGGAATTGGTGTTATTATGACACCAGGAACAGACGGCTTCATAACAGTTGTAGCCCCTATAGAAGATACACCAGGAGAGCGAGCTGGTATGAAATCTGGAGATAAGATTATAAAGGTAAATGATAAGGAAGTAACAGCAGAAAAATTAGATGAGGCTGTAGCAATGATTAAGGGAAAGCCTGGTACAAAAGTAAATTTAACCATTATGAGACCAGGGAAAAAAGAACCTTTTTCTGTAGAGTTAAGAAGAGAAGAAATAAGATTAAAAACTGTGAAGTCAAGAATGTTAGAAGATGGAATTGGATATATCCGTATTACCATGTTTGATGAAAAAACATCGGATGATTTTTTAAAGCATCTTGCAAAGCTTGAGAAGAAGAATATTAAAGGGCTTATTATTGACTTAAGAGATAATCCTGGAGGACTTTTATCAGAATGTGTAAGGATTGCAGATAGATTATTAGGAGAACAAGTTATTGTATATACCCAAGATAGAACAGGACATCGTAAATATGAAAAATCTGATAAAAGACATGTAGATTATCCTTTTGTATTATTAGTAAATGGAGGAAGTGCTAGTGCATCAGAGATTTTATCAGGTGCTGTAAAAGACACAAAATCAGGAACTTTAATTGGAACAACAACCTTTGGAAAAGGATTGGTGCAGCAGGTAAAACCTCTGAATGACGGAACAGGATTCAAATTAACAACGGCCCAATACTTTACACCTAATGGAATATACATCCATGGAAAAGGAATCGAGCCAGATATCTTTATTGATCTGCCAGAAGAATTGAAAGAACGTGTAGATCTGACAGATGAGGAAGATGTGCAGCTACAAAAGGGAATTTCAGTATTAAAACAAAAAATAGCAAAACATTAAACTAGAGATATTGATGCTGAAATAAAAATTTTGGCATCAATATTTTTAATATAAGGCTGCTAAGGAGGCGTTTTGATGATTCCATTTTTAGAGTTATTAAAGATGGCACTACTTACAGTGTTTACCATATTTGCAAATCCTTTGTTTTGGATGGTTATTTTTTTAGTTGCTGTGCAGTATAGAAAGCTTAATAAGATGAGAATAAGAGTACTAGGAAAAGGAAGCTCCTTAAAAGATATGATATTTAGTGCAATAAAAGCAGGTTTATTAGGAGGAATCATAGGAAGTATTCTTATTATGATTTTAGGGATTACTATTGATGCAAGTGATTTTCATTTTATCCTTCCTTTGGCAATTTTATTGATGCTTATTGATATTCGTTATATATGCTTTTCTTATTCAGGTGGGTTACTAGCATTATCTAGTTTGATATTAGGCTTTCCAAAGCTAAATGTTTCAAGTATTATTGCTATTGTAGCTATTCTTCATATGATTGAAAGTATTTTAATTTACTTTGATGGCTATAAATATGCTATGCCTATGTTTGTAGAAGATAAAAGGTATGGTGTGGTAGGAGCTTTTACCTTGCAGAGGTTTTGGCCTATTCCTTTTACTGTATTGCTTTTAGCAATAGGACCATTGCAAGGAGGAGAGGAGATAAATCTTCCTAATTGGTGGCCACTTTTTAAGGCAAGTATAGATGTTAATAATATTCCTCTACAAATTTCTTGTATTGTTGCTGCTCTTGGATATGGAGATGTGGCACGATCTACTACTCCAAAAGAAAAGAGTAAAACATCTGCAAAAAGGTTGTTTTTTTATAGCTTGATTTTGTTGAGTTTATCTATTATATCAACAAAAGTATATTTTTTTAAGTTTATTGCAGCTTTATTTGCTCCTTTAGCTCATGAGTATTTGATTATTTATGGGCAAAGAGAGGAGAAAAAGGCAATTCCAATTTTTAGAAGACATTCAATGGGTGTTACTGTATTAGATGTAGAAAATGGAGTGGGGAATAATATTGGATTAGAGCCTGGAGATGTTATTATTAAGATAAATAATCAACTTGTAAGTGACCCTTTGGATATACAGGAAGTTTTAAAATATTATCCGCCTTATATTTGGATAGATGTTATTGATATAAAAGGGAATATAAGAAAATTAGAGTATAAGGATTATAAGAGAGGTATTAATAGTTTGGGAATTGTAGTTGTACCAAAAGATTCAAATGTTGTTTTTGATTTAGAGTCTTCTTATAGTATTATAGAAAAATTTTTAAAAAGATTATTTATTAGCAAAAAAAACATGTAAAATTACATGTTTTTTTTGCTAATTTTATGTTTATACATTCTAGAGTCTGCTATTTTTATTAATGCTTTGTGATCAATAGAATCCTCTGGAAAAGAAGAAATCCCATAGCTAAATTGTACATAAAATTTATTATTCTCATAGCTTAATGGATTTTGGCTTATTATTTTAGAAAGAGATGCTAGCTTTTTTTGTACCTGCTTTTTATCTGTATTTATGAAAAGTAATATAAACTCATCTCCACCAAATCTTCCTATTAGATCTGATGCTCTTACATGCTTTTTTAACATATCTGAAAAATATTGAATTACTAAATCTCCAGCAAGATGCCCATACTTATCATTTATTTGTTTGAAATTGTTTAGATCTATTATACATAAACAGAATTTTTCATTATATCTTTTAGCACGTTCAAATATATTGTTGTATAATTCATCAAAATAGTGACGGTGATATAGCTTTGTCAGACCATCATACCTAGATAAAAATAAGGTTTTTTCAAAAAGAAGTACATTTTTCATAGAAACAGAAAGCTGGCCTGCTAAATATTCCATTATGGCTAGGTCTTCTTTTGTAAAAAAAACATTTTGATAGATACTATCCACATTGATTATGCCATATAGCTGATCATCAATCAGAATAGGTGTGCAAATTGTAGATTTTATATCTAAAGCATGCTGATTGGTTAATAGATTATAATGATACTTTTTTATATTATTATAATTAAAAAGCTTTGGGTTTTTTATTATAATAGATTTTTTGTAGTTTGTACTAGCTAAAAATGTTTCATCTATTGATAGTTTTATTTCAGAAAGCTTATCTAGATCAAAACCATGAACAGCTTTATATTCAAATAAACCATCATCATTTTTTATTAGAATACTTGCAGTATCTGCTTTATCAAAAATTTGAACAATACTATCCACAAAAAGCTGTAAAAGTTCATCCATATTTTTCATGTGAATAATTGAGTTACTTATTTGAAGCATTACATCTTTCATTTCATTATACTTTTCCATTTCTTTATTAACATGTAACATATTTTTTATGTTTTGATCAATTATTTTTAACTTATAAAAGCATAAAAATCCTAAAATTATAGAAGTTAGAGCAGGATACAATAAGCTAAACTCTTTTATTATATAATTTAAAAAGCTATAGATGATAAATGGAATCAATACGGATAAAATACAGATAAAAATAGTTTTTTTATTAAAATAGGATAGCAAATCTACTCACCTTCATTTTTTATATTTTAAAGTATTATTATTTTTATTCTATCATTATATACTATTCCTGTTTCTTTGAAAATGATCAAATGAAAAGGTAGGACTGTAGAAGGACTTAAAGTAGGCTTAAAGTGGCATAGGAACAAGGGTTATTGCTATACCAAATTTTTACACATAAACTGGTACAGTATCATTGACTTAATAATTAGGAAAAGATATAATGAAAAGTACGAACAAATGTTTGGGAAATTAAGTTGTGTTTATTTAATGAATGAAAAATAACGCTCATGTTAATGAGGGTTATCTATATAATAATAGTAAAATAGAGGGGTTTTGATATGAAAAAATTTGAGCTTGTTTCAGAATATAAACCTACTGGGGATCAGCCTAAGGCTATTGAGCTTTTAAGTGATGGGATTTATAAGGGATTAAAGCATCAAACCCTTTTAGGGGTTACAGGTTCTGGAAAGACTTTTACTATGGCAAATGTTATTGAGAAGGTTCAAAAGCCAACTTTAGTGATAGCTCATAATAAGACATTGGCAGCACAGTTGTGTAGTGAATTTAAAGAGTTTTTTCCAAATAATGCTGTTGAATATTTTGTAAGTTATTATGATTACTATCAACCAGAAGCTTATGTTGCCCATACAGATACTTATATAGAAAAGGATGCACAAATTAATGATGAGATTGATAAGCTTCGCCACTCTGCTACTGCTGCATTATTTGAAAGAAAAGATGTGATTATTGTTGCTAGTGTCTCTTGCATATATGGATTAGGAGATCCTATAGATTATGAAAATCAAGTGTTGTCTTTAAGACCTGGTATGATTAAGGGAAGAGATGAGATATTAAAAAAGTTAGTAGATATTCAGTATGCACGAAATGATATAAATTTTGTACGTGGGACATTTAGAGTTAGAGGAGATGTGGTAGAAATTTTTCCTGCTAATGAAGCAGAGCATGCTATAAGAGTAGAATTGTTTGGAGATGAAGTCGATAGAATCACAGAAATAAATATAGTAACAGGAGAAATAATAGGAATAAGAAATCATGTATCTATTTTTCCTGCTTCTCACTATGTAACTACAAAAGAAAAACTGGAGAAAGCAATTATTGATATAGAAGAAGAATTAAGAGAGAGAGTAAAATATTTTAAAGAAAATGAAAAATTTATTGAAGCTCAAAGGATTCAGCAAAGAACTATGTATGATATAGAGATGCTTAGGGAAGTTGGATTTTGTCAGGGAATAGAAAATTATTCAAGGCATATTTCTCAAAGACCACCCGGTAGCAAGCCTTTTACGTTGATTGACTATTTTCCTGATGATTTTTTAATAATTGTTGATGAATCACATGTTACAATCCCACAAATAAGGGGTATGTATGCAGGAGATAAGGCTAGAAAAGAAAACCTAGTAGAATATGGATTTAGATTGCCTTCAGCTTATGACAACAGACCTCTTAATTTTGATGAGTTTGAAGGATTAATAAATCAAATTATTTATGTAAGTGCAACGCCAGGGCCTTATGAAAAAGAACATAGTCAAAATACAGTAGAGCAAATCATAAGACCTACGGGACTTCTTGATCCTAAGATATATGTAAGACCTATAAAAGGTCAAATTGATGATTTGATTGGAGAAATTAATCAAGTAATAGAAAGAAACCAAAGAGTATTGGTGACTACCCTTACAAAGAAAATGGCAGAGGATTTAACTGCTTATTTTAAAGATGTTGATATTAAGGTTAGGTATCTACATTCTGATATTGATACACTAGAGAGAATGGAGATTGTAAGAGATTTGAGATTAGGCGTTTTTGATGTTTTGGTCGGAATAAACTTATTAAGAGAAGGATTAGATTTGCCTGAAGTTTCACTCGTAGCTATTTTAGATGCAGATAAGGAAGGATTTCTCCGTTCTGAAACCTCTTTAGTTCAAACAATAGGACGAGCTGCTAGAAATATAGATGGAAAAGTGATTATGTATGCTGATAAAATTACAGATTCTATGAAACGAGCTATTGATGAAACAAATAGAAGAAGGAAGATTCAAAAGGAATATAATGAAAAATACAATATAAAGCCAAAAGGAATAGTAAAGAAAGTAAGAGATGTAATAGAAGCGACAAAGGTTGCTGAGGATTCTGTTAAGTATGGAATAAATAAAGAAATAGAAGATATGAAGCCGAAAGAGATTAATAAACTGATTGAAAAGCTTGAAAGAGAAATGAAAGAGGCTGCAGAAAATTTACAGTTTGAAAGGGCAGCTAATCTTCGTGATAAAATAATGGAACTAAAAGAGAATCTTTAACAGAGGTGAAAATATGTCTAAGAACAGTATATTTGTAAAAGGTGCAAAAGAGCACAACTTAAAAAATATTGATATAGAAATACCAAGAGACAAGTTTGTTGTTATGACAGGGCTAAGTGGTTCAGGAAAATCCTCTTTGGCTTTTGATACAATTTATGCGGAAGGACAAAGAAGGTATGTGGAGAGTTTATCTGCTTATGCAAGACAGTTTCTAGGTCAGATGGAAAAGCCTGATGTAGATTATATAGAAGGATTATCTCCTGCTATATCAATAGACCAAAAGACTACTAGCAGAAATCCTCGTTCTACAGTTGGAACTGTGACAGAGATTTATGATTATTTAAGACTTTTGTTTGCAAGAGTAGGTACCCCTTATTGTCCAATATGTGGTATTGAGATTTCTCAACAAACAGTAGACCAAATTGTAGATAAGATTATGGAACTACCTGAAAGAACAAAGATTCAAATATTAGCACCAATAGTTAGAGGTCGTAAAGGAGAACATGTAAAGATCTTAGAAAATATAAGAAAAGAAGGATATGTTCGTGTAAGAATAGATGGTCAAATAAAAGAACTATATGATGAGATTAAGCTTGAGAAGAATAAAAAGCATACCATTGAGGTAGTAATAGATCGTATTATTGTAAAAGAAGGAATTAAAAATCGATTAGCAGATTCCATTGAAACAACATTATCCTTATCAGAAGGTTTGGTTGTTGTGAATGTGATAGATGGAGAAGATTTAACTTTTAGTACAAAATTTTCATGTCCAGAGCATGGAATTGGTATTGAAGAATTAGAGCCTAGGATGTTTTCATTTAATAGTCCCTATGGTGCTTGTTCTGATTGTAATGGGATTGGATATATTAGAAAGATTGATCCAGATTTGGTGATTCCTAACCCTTCTTTAAGTATTAAAGAAGGAGGAATTGCACCTATGGCAAACAGCGAGGAAGGAACTTATTATTTTGAAATGATTAATGCATTAGCAAAGGAACATGATTTAGATTTGGATACACCTATTGAAAAATTGCCAAAAGCTTTTATAGATGAATTACTTTATGGTACAGGAGATAGGTATATAGAATTTAAATACGAAAGCAAATTCGGTGGAATAAGACAATACAAAGCTCCTTTTGAAGGGATTATTAATAACTTATCAAGAAGATATAAAGAAACAAATTCTGATTATATGAGAGAAAAGATAGAAGAGTTTATGGCTCTT includes:
- a CDS encoding sensor domain-containing diguanylate cyclase; this translates as MYPALTSIILGFLCFYKLKIIDQNIKNMLHVNKEMEKYNEMKDVMLQISNSIIHMKNMDELLQLFVDSIVQIFDKADTASILIKNDDGLFEYKAVHGFDLDKLSEIKLSIDETFLASTNYKKSIIIKNPKLFNYNNIKKYHYNLLTNQHALDIKSTICTPILIDDQLYGIINVDSIYQNVFFTKEDLAIMEYLAGQLSVSMKNVLLFEKTLFLSRYDGLTKLYHRHYFDELYNNIFERAKRYNEKFCLCIIDLNNFKQINDKYGHLAGDLVIQYFSDMLKKHVRASDLIGRFGGDEFILLFINTDKKQVQKKLASLSKIISQNPLSYENNKFYVQFSYGISSFPEDSIDHKALIKIADSRMYKHKISKKNM
- a CDS encoding S41 family peptidase; translated protein: MISKKRAAVGAIILVLITTFLTFTVSNVVGLTLGDKVIISKQNYEYFKSIHKSYKKILSLKGFIEENYYKPVDVSKFEDGMIKGMFESLEDPYSVYMDKKEFSNFMEHTKGTYGGIGVIMTPGTDGFITVVAPIEDTPGERAGMKSGDKIIKVNDKEVTAEKLDEAVAMIKGKPGTKVNLTIMRPGKKEPFSVELRREEIRLKTVKSRMLEDGIGYIRITMFDEKTSDDFLKHLAKLEKKNIKGLIIDLRDNPGGLLSECVRIADRLLGEQVIVYTQDRTGHRKYEKSDKRHVDYPFVLLVNGGSASASEILSGAVKDTKSGTLIGTTTFGKGLVQQVKPLNDGTGFKLTTAQYFTPNGIYIHGKGIEPDIFIDLPEELKERVDLTDEEDVQLQKGISVLKQKIAKH
- a CDS encoding PDZ domain-containing protein: MIPFLELLKMALLTVFTIFANPLFWMVIFLVAVQYRKLNKMRIRVLGKGSSLKDMIFSAIKAGLLGGIIGSILIMILGITIDASDFHFILPLAILLMLIDIRYICFSYSGGLLALSSLILGFPKLNVSSIIAIVAILHMIESILIYFDGYKYAMPMFVEDKRYGVVGAFTLQRFWPIPFTVLLLAIGPLQGGEEINLPNWWPLFKASIDVNNIPLQISCIVAALGYGDVARSTTPKEKSKTSAKRLFFYSLILLSLSIISTKVYFFKFIAALFAPLAHEYLIIYGQREEKKAIPIFRRHSMGVTVLDVENGVGNNIGLEPGDVIIKINNQLVSDPLDIQEVLKYYPPYIWIDVIDIKGNIRKLEYKDYKRGINSLGIVVVPKDSNVVFDLESSYSIIEKFLKRLFISKKNM
- a CDS encoding aminotransferase class IV — its product is MKREAILNYYIYNGEKCSTDSIEVFDNIISPIIYEVIRIIDGIPLFLEDHLERFRKSLDLLGVKLEKSDEEIKAEIFELIKINKCNQMNVKLLCSNLYEKEQDFFVYFVKSHYPEPFLYKKGIHTILFYSERENPNAKVLNTSLRECVNEAIKKADAYEALLVNEDGYIMEGSRSNMFFVKKDVVYTAPAKDVLLGVTRNYIMKVCKMLNIKVVEKAIHEKEIASLDGAFMSGTSVNVLPIKSIDKIKMDSVDNQVINKILEGYLNEMKDYIKSQTAR
- the uvrB gene encoding excinuclease ABC subunit UvrB; its protein translation is MKKFELVSEYKPTGDQPKAIELLSDGIYKGLKHQTLLGVTGSGKTFTMANVIEKVQKPTLVIAHNKTLAAQLCSEFKEFFPNNAVEYFVSYYDYYQPEAYVAHTDTYIEKDAQINDEIDKLRHSATAALFERKDVIIVASVSCIYGLGDPIDYENQVLSLRPGMIKGRDEILKKLVDIQYARNDINFVRGTFRVRGDVVEIFPANEAEHAIRVELFGDEVDRITEINIVTGEIIGIRNHVSIFPASHYVTTKEKLEKAIIDIEEELRERVKYFKENEKFIEAQRIQQRTMYDIEMLREVGFCQGIENYSRHISQRPPGSKPFTLIDYFPDDFLIIVDESHVTIPQIRGMYAGDKARKENLVEYGFRLPSAYDNRPLNFDEFEGLINQIIYVSATPGPYEKEHSQNTVEQIIRPTGLLDPKIYVRPIKGQIDDLIGEINQVIERNQRVLVTTLTKKMAEDLTAYFKDVDIKVRYLHSDIDTLERMEIVRDLRLGVFDVLVGINLLREGLDLPEVSLVAILDADKEGFLRSETSLVQTIGRAARNIDGKVIMYADKITDSMKRAIDETNRRRKIQKEYNEKYNIKPKGIVKKVRDVIEATKVAEDSVKYGINKEIEDMKPKEINKLIEKLEREMKEAAENLQFERAANLRDKIMELKENL